The sequence below is a genomic window from Corvus moneduloides isolate bCorMon1 chromosome 24, bCorMon1.pri, whole genome shotgun sequence.
gctttcaggAAGGGAAGTACCTGCAGGCAGTGATTCAGTATGGGAAGATTGTGTCCTGGCTGGAAATGGAGTATGGCTTGTCTGAAAAGGAGTCCAAAGCCTCTGACTCCTTCCTCCTGGCTGCCTTCCTCAACCTGGCCATGTGCTACCTGAAGCTGCGAGAGTACGCCAAGGCTGTCGAGTGCTGTGACAAGGTAGAGCTGCACGAGCCTGGGGGAtggagcctcctcttctcctgcaAGTTTTCATTGGGAGTTTGgcggggtttttttaagtttcttgtCATATAAAAAGGAATTTCCAAACAGCAGTGGGATGGTGGCATCCCTTCTGCACCTGGAGgtccctgtggctgctgtgtgcTCGGAGACTGCAGGACCACAAGGGCCTTTTGGGGTTCAAAATCCACCTGGGCGTGCAtttacagcagcttttcttccaaAGCCAGATCCATGTGAATGGATCTGTGTAGACTGACGACCCTGGGATGCTGTTTGGgtctgcccaggctggggctgggcactgggTTCTGCTCTGGGTGTGAGACAGGCAagctctgtggagctgcagcagatcTCCAAGTCCACCaaggggtgggatggggctttGCCAGTCCCTAAAAGATCTTTGACCTTGTCTTTGTCAGGAAACTCTGAAATCTTTTATAAAAGGCTTAGATTTAAGCATCTTGTATATGGGAAATATGTGGGATATTTGTGTTAATCTAAAAGGTAAATCATGCCTGAGGCTTTtactaaaggaaaataatgtcaTTGCTAAAACAGGGAGACAAAAGGGCTTGGGTTTAGCATTTACCTGATCTTGCCTGTGGGTATGTCTCCCACTGACTGCCACACTCAGAGGTATTTTAAGCAAGGAGAGGTAATAAAACTATATTAATGATCTGCCAACTGCTGATGGAGATGGGGCAATTTTTGTTGAGCAAGGTGCAAGTTCTCTGGAGATTTGAAGCCACCTTGTCCTAATTTTGACAGATTTATTGAGGCTTCAGCTGTAGGGCATCTCTTGGGAGGGCTCTGAGATGTTAACAGGGACCTGTGTGTGTTTCCAGGCTCTGGGGTTGGACCAGGACAATGAGAAAGGCTTGTACAGGAGGGGTGAAGCCAGGTTATTGATGAACGAGTTTGAGCTGGCAAAATGTGACTTTCAAAAAGTGCTGGAAGTGAATCCACAGAACAAAGCTGCGAAATCCCAGATCTCAGTGtgccagaagaaaacaaaggaacacAACGAGCGGGACCGGAGGATCTACGCCAACATGTTCACAAAGTTTGCAGAGAGGGATGCAAAGGTGAGTGCTGCTCCTTTTTGGCCATCTAGGGTCGCTTTAGGGTTGTGCTGAGGGATGCTCGACAGGTTTGTGATGAGATGGGTGAAACCAAATTAAATTATAGATCAGGTTGAGGATGGAAGGATAGAGCCTCCTGCAGTGAGAAGAAGTGTTTTACTTCTTGGTCTCTCTTATGCAGAGGCTGCCACCAGGTGCTCAATCATCAATAAAAGCATTTGCAGTGTGAGCTCACAGGGGCTGATAACAGGGCTGGCATTGGTGTTTAATtttgctgctcccagctggtgACTGTTGATGAACTCCTGGTCACCAGTAAAATGAAGTATCATTCCATCTCTGGCAGGGGTATTTTGAGACATGATAGGATGGATTTCCTGAAGCTGGTAAGGCAATACCTGCTCCTCTGCTCGGGCAGAGAGATCGCTGTTTCAGAACAGGCTCTCATCCAAAATTCCACTGAACAAAACCCGGTGTACTGTAATGAGAGAGGACACAGCTTTGCAAGCCATCTGCATGGGTCATTTTTAGTATAATCTCTTCTGAACCGGTGTTTGGAGGTTGAGGCTGTGGATTAAGTGACtggtgcagcccctggggagcaATGTGCTGGGGCACCTCGCTtgggcagggagcggggctgagCCAGCCAGCCGCTGGCACTGTGGTTGGCTTGTGTGGCCAGCTGTGACAGGGACAgtcactgctggagcagccatAAGGCTTCCCTGTGCCTGAGTGCTCCTCTCCTGCACCCTCTGGATGGGCTGCACCCATGGCTCAGTCCTGTGTCTCCACTCTGACACTGCTGCCTTGCCTCCTCGTCCCTCTCTTCcttatccatccatccatccatccatccatccatccaggCTCACTCTGTCAGTGCCCTGCTTCTGTTGAGGTGGGTCACATCATTCCCAGGggtcccatcccttccccaaaAGTTGGCTGAGCTGATGAGCTTTAACCTCTCCCAGAAAACAGAACCCTCCTGTGTGAGCTGCACTGTTCGATGGGCATGGGGCAGTTGGGGCAATTTTGCCTCCCCTTCCAGGCTCAACTGCCTGTGTCTATTCCCAGCATCTCTGTCACttgcctgccccttccctctcctgtttCCAACTCAGTgtgttttatttgctgtttggCAGGAGGCAGCCAGCAAAACCAGGGTGGAAAAAACAGCGGAGAAGGCGGCTTgtgaaaaacaaccaaaaactcCTGGTGCTGAAGGTGAAGAGGCTGAAGGACACGTATGatagaggaggaggatgggatAGCCTCGTGCCCTTGGCCCACACAGAAAAAGGTTGCTGCCAAACCTTGGGACTTGCCAGTGTTTTCTTGTAAAGCTTGTTACAGTTCGTGTGATCGTGGAAGCAAAAAACACCTCGCGAAGAACAGCGACCCCCGTCCCACCGCCCTGGGTGCactgggggcagagcaggagcggCAGGACACCACGGGACCACCGCACGTGGAACAAATAGCAtttaaacagcaagaaaaagaaaaaaaaataacaataaattaaAACTCTTGGCTCTCGGGAGGTTTCCGTAGACAGCTTGTTCCATCTCCCTCGGCTTTGTGTCCACTCTCAGCACAGCATCCTGGGTCCTctgagaggagctgggatgtggaACATGCTCCCTGtacactgcagtgctgcctctggttgtctccagcacagccctgggggtCAGGGATTGGCTTTGTGTCCTGCTGACTCCTTGTCTGTGGCCAAGGGGGTTGcagtgcagagccaggctcaGGGTGAGGACCCACAtggcctctgctgcagcccctgggtgcAGGGACATCATCAGTCTTTAAAGCACTGGTTGGGGAGGGGGCACACACAGATTTTACCTTCTGAAGGAGCTGGTTCCTCTTTCTTTAGAGAGCAAAAGCCTGTCCAGCTTCACAGGCGCTCAACCCACAGCCTGCACACCATCCCTTGGCTCCTGGCCTTAAGTGGGAGTTTTATTGCTTACTTGGGATCTGTatgtggggaaaataaaagagcaaattGACATGTGGTTCAGAAAGCCAGTGGCTGGGTCTGAGCTGGTGCCATGGGTTTGTCActgagcagctctcccagggtGAGGGGGTCCCGGGTGCATCGTGTCCCTGCAccggagctgctgctgctgcctcctcagcCATCAGCCCTCTCCATCCTAAAGGGACACTGTCACTCCCCCATGAGAACAGCTTTCCAgttgttgtttttcctgtctCTATAATAATACCCTTTTTGGAGCTTGAAAATaaacaactgaaagaaaaaggaaaaaaaaagtactctTTCTCTGGATCCTGCTCAGCAAatggggtggctgtggggaggattgatgccttttcctggtcttaaaatcaagagtcaaacacggttagaaggggaaaagggattttacctcagtatttattttaaggatccttaggtgcacacgtccaggtcgaatgcaccaaaatgcacactgTGATacccaccccaaaagatctggtatcacattataggtgttactaattagcagatctatcaaacattccccagtgagaggctcgagtgagcccccctccccaaggagccttcccctggatggttctatctttacagaatgtgttctggagaggaccttggggtctggggcacactgatccctgcctacgaagcttctaaaatgtttcgTCTCCCAGCTGAACgaacaagtccaagaatgtagggaaaaagcactgagaatacaggaggtgtaaaaaggtataacaggggtataaaagaaaaggcaaaaatctccATGGCCTCAGGATGGGTGTGTACTCCTTGGGGGAGATGCCCCAGCAGTTGAGGAATTATTGGTGTCTCCAAAGACTGATGCTGCCCCTTTTTATCAGTGCCATTGTTCTCTGGAGAGCCAGTGAAGGGCCAGCAGTCCGTGCTTTGGAAATGCCTGGCTGGGGGTCTCAGCTGGGGGTGTCTTTGGGGGTCTCTGCTATTTTTCCAGCCTGGGAGATTGATCcttatgctttttttcctccccccccagGGTATTCTTTTGGGAGGGGACTTCCTGAGGGTCAGCTGGGTGGGTGGAGGAGTCATTCGTGCCCCTTGACTGAGGgtgcagaggaagcagaaagtTGAGCCAGTGGGGACGTTAGGACTGCCCATACCTCTTTTATCCCTTGCCTCCACAATCTCGGGAGACTAAGCCAGATTTGGTTAAAACTCCTCTTCTCTAGTCCCATCAGGTGGTACCTGAAGCATCATTTCTCAAGCCCATCTGTTCTCCCACCTGCAGTAGTGGCACAGCATCCatgtggctgctccagctgctcatccaGGTCTTGGATTTTCTACCACCATGGGATGCACCTCCCTGGAGGCTGCTGTGAGACCCAGGGTCTCTGTGAAAcatgggtttttattttttcttgcagcagGGCAAAAGAAGCCCTTTGGGGGCAGCCCAAGCCACATTTTCTATAGGAAACAAtctccacaggaaaaaaaaatccaaaccaacaaacaaaaaaacccaaaaaaccaaaaacttgcTTTGCAGTTTCTGGGCTGGCTCCCCGTTTTTAAGTAggtttttggtttattttggcttggtgcttttctgtgccttgGAAGAGAAACTGGACGTGTGCGGGTGATGAGATGAGGTTTAGAGATGAAAGGGAAACCAGGAGGGTTTTGCAGCGAGGCATCAGAAGTTCCCGGTGCTGGTGGGTCTGTGTGCAGTGCTCAAATGCCACCTAGTGGCACCAAGCACGGgctgggggttttggggggacaGTGGTGGGCTGGGCAAGGCCAAGGGTCCAGTGGCGACACTGGGGACACTTGGTTTGTCTGGCTTTGCAGCCCAACAGCATCCACGGGGGCATCTGAGGAGGACTATTAAGAGTTAAATGTTAAGTGGTGTAATAACGAGTGAGGCACGAGCAGGAGGTTATGAAACCCATCATGCAAAGAGACCTCGGGACAGGGgatcagagcagagcagaggtcaGTTCAGAAACCCTTAGCACCGCCCAGAGCCAAGggtgctgctttccctgcatgGGCTTTCCATGCTCAACTCACACGGAACAGCCCAAATTCTGCACCTCGCTCACCCAGAAGACAGTTCTGGGTGAAAAACAAAGATACCCAGGGAGGATAACCCTAAACACGGTCAGAGAGCCGCTCCTCTGCCCACTGGAGTgagaggctgtgctgtgccagggaccCCACCCAGCCTGGGGGAACCTGTGCACCCCAAAAAGGCACCGAGGTCTGACTGACCCCCTGCATTCCTGCAGAGCCCCCTTTTCCTGCGATTactgccctgccagctgctctcccagcgAGCCTGGCTGACAGCCCCTGAAATCCTATTAACCGAGTTTCAGGAGAAATAAAGTTAATCATCTCCTCCacctgctcttcctcctttcccttctcctcctcccaccacaGAGACTCGCGGAGGCGGCCGAGCCGGTGCTGTGAGGCCACTCTGGCTCTTGTGGCTGAGACTGACCCCATGGCCCTGGCCCTGGGCTGGTAGGGGCTGCAGGGCCGGTGccggggagcagggcagggaggcaggacaggacagggcagggcagggcaggacggAGCCGGCCCGGCCGAGGCAGTGCCGGGAGCGATGCCGCTGCAGACGGAGATCCTGCGCGAGGTCTGGGCTGCCGACAGGTGAGTGCCGGCGGGCAGGGTGGCGTCTGAGGGATGCGTGATGTGCTGGATACCCCCAGCGGactcccctctcctccagcgcttttttttctctcctgttttcaatttaaatgcaatttagTGAGCAGTTTTATCATAGTGGTTTTGCTTTGGGGGTTGGTGGGATGATGCTCATCGAGttacagagaggaaaagtgtTTGTTAGAGGGGGATCCTCAAATTAAGCTTCTTGCCGTCCCCCTCGGCCAAGGCAGAGCCTCTCCTGTGCTCCCTGTTAGGAAGGATGATGTTGGACAAGCTCGACCCGGTCAAGATGGGGAAATGTTTCTGGAGCCAAATGGAAGACTGACCTTTCCCCCTGTACCAAAAATCGGGGCAATCTCATGCCCCCAGGGTCTGTGGAGGGCTGAAAGCCCTCacccttttgctttctgtgccccacagccccagtgaGGAGCCGGGGagcccccagcagcacaagCCCAAACAGGTGAGAAAAAAtccttcccctccatcccctgctGTGGTCTGTCCCCGAGGGCTGGGGACATCAGAGACCCTCAAACCCCGGAGTCCACACCGAGGCCGATTTGGGGCTGGTTGAGCTGCTCCATTGGGATACTGCAGCCTGTGAGGGCGTGAGATTTTTAGGAATCCCCTCCAGAGCAAGTGAGTAGAGAAAATTCCACAGCCCTCCCTTCTTTGTGCATCCTTCTGAATCCCCCCCCTCCATTACTTTGAAGCAGCCCATGAGGAGGGTTCCTAGTTCTTAAATAACACTTTAATTAAGCCCCTCAGTTAAGCTGTAAACTGTGACTCACTTTCCCCAGGCCACGACCCTGAAAGCCAGACCCCCCCCACCCCTGTATTTCTGAACagcccccaggtgcccccctGGCCTTGGAAGGGTTTCAGCAGCAATTTCATCCACCAcccaatttaatttttaatcagcagctcctccttgaAGGGCTTTGTTAAGTAAGGGAGTGGTTGTCCACCCCGCAGCTGCTTAAGGGATTAGGGGGTGCAAAAGAGCTTTTCCGTGTGAGCTCAtgacacagaagaaagcagCCAGTTCACAGCTTCACCATGGAgcccccacctccccctccccaaattcacAGTCCTGGGATCCATCAGGATCCCACCTTTTGCAAAGCACCTTCACACACCACCCTGGAGCATGCAGGAGAAGCGAAACCCCTGCGAGGGGGAAGATGCTCTGTTGGGCAGTGGAAGCAGCCCCGGTGCACCTGGATTTGCTGAGATCACTTTCCGACAGCCTGAGCTGACACCCACTCCCCAAATACCTCCTGTCCAGAGCCAAGTGCTGACCCACATGCTCCGTATTTGGTAAATCGGGGTTATTTATAGCCCCAGCTAACCGGGATTAGGTGTGCTGTGCCTAATCCTCctgtttccctgctcctgctgaccTCCTTGCCATTGACAGGAGCCTCTTGTGAGCGTGAGAGGAGATGGAGGTGAGCGGCCAGGCTGTCTGCCCGTCCCTATGTCCCTTGTCCCAGTTCAGGTACCCAgggtgcccagcagtgcccagagTGGCTCCCAGCCAGGGTCCCTATGGCCACAGTGGGATTTGTTCCTCCATGCTGACACggtgtcacagcagcaccaTTGTCACATCCCTCATCTCTAGAGCTGTCCCAGGGCAGATGTTCTGTCTGTCTGCTAACAGTcgtttctgttttcctccctctgccttcctcGGGGGGCTGCCCATGGTAAGTCACTTGTTGGAAGGTGTGAGTGTGTCCCTGTTCCGGAGCGTGTCCCTTGTTCCCGTGTTGGGCCAGGGAAAAGCCCGGCTATATTTCTGAAAGGGACCCAGTGCTGTCTGAGCAGGGGTTGCCTGGTAAAGGTGTTTAAGGCTGGCATCACCTCTGCAGCACCATCCATGAGGGCAGaagctgaagaagaagaggcaggagcctgggctggagCCCGAGGCCAAACCACGGCGGCCACGGGTGAAGAAGCCGAGCGAGGCGGGGGCTGCAGAGGagccccctgccccagcacagggtgAGCACAGatcccccacagcccccatgGAAATGGAGGGAAGTACCGGGCCCCCCCGTGGCCCCATCCTGCACCTGAGGCGCTCTCCATCGTGGGCATCTCTTGAAATGCACAGGGGTGAAGAaggtgaggaagaagaaggaggagaagggggaggaggagagcgaCAAGGACCCCTCCTCCAAACTCACCAAGGAGCCTcggaagaagaaggaaagccCAGCTCCCCGCTCCCACGTGGCCAAGGGCCCCAAGAAGCCACAAGGTGCGGGGGCAAACACCCACCCCTCTGCAGGCACTGGCTCGTGGCACCTCGCGTCCCCCTGCACCGTGTCCCCATAGCGCCGTCCGTGCTCCCAGTGTCCGCTGCGGCTCCGCTGCGCCTCTGCACATCCCCGGCACAGCTTTTTTGGCTAAAACCCAGCTACGGACCTGGGAGAAAAGGGGATGTTGCAGGGGACCTAGCTCACTGCCTTGGCTGGGGAGTTCGGCATCGAGGTGGGGCGGGGAAGAGGGGGTGGCACGCTCCCTGGAAGGGGGCAGTTTGGTCCCCGGACACTTCCCGAGCGAGAAGTGGCTCGGCCGCGAGGGAGCGCTGTGGCTGCGCACCGCAGTGCCCGGCGCTGGACACGTCCCACGCCCGCCGGacagcgcggccgggccggccgggccCCTCGGCCACCAGCCCGGGGTGACGGGGATGAGCGCCCACTCCGGccgctgctgcccagggagggtcCCTCCTCCGCACGCCACGAGCTGGGGTCCCCCGCTGCCGAAGGACCTTGTGTTGGCTGATGCCGTGGTCACCTCTCGGCAGAACCGGCTGAGGATGagggaagatgaggaagaggaagaagaggtggaGAATAAAAACCCGCCAAAAAAGCTCAAGAAGAAGCTTCCCAAAGAGCCCCTCTCAGGCGGGGGGGAGAAGAGCTGAAGCCGAAGGGTGagtgcccagggacagggatgctTAAGCCCAGCTCTGTTGCCGCTTGCATCTGTCCTTGGCGGAGGAGGAAGGGCCTGCACCCCGTCCCCCGTCGCTGTCCCggaggctcaggggggctgCAGAGCCATCGCCTCCTACCATGCAATATCCCCCCTGCTTCAGCCCTTCTTGCTGCTCCGACCCTG
It includes:
- the LOC116455452 gene encoding pollen-specific leucine-rich repeat extensin-like protein 1; translation: MPLQTEILREVWAADSPSEEPGSPQQHKPKQKLKKKRQEPGLEPEAKPRRPRVKKPSEAGAAEEPPAPAQGVKKVRKKKEEKGEEESDKDPSSKLTKEPRKKKESPAPRSHVAKGPKKPQEPAEDEGR